The following coding sequences are from one Melopsittacus undulatus isolate bMelUnd1 chromosome 14, bMelUnd1.mat.Z, whole genome shotgun sequence window:
- the INPP5B gene encoding type II inositol 1,4,5-trisphosphate 5-phosphatase isoform X2, producing MSAGGRLRREVVGSEGVKQNGKKLVVTQNRSYDSTDRSAAGQNKPKLEVTTEMVRSSSVMVSDKASILSEPKFGLRDTIVKSQLLQQEGSYTYIQNFRFFVGTYNVNGQSPKESLQPWLRCDAEPPDIYCLGFQELDLSKEAFFFNDTPKEEEWFKAVTDSLHPDAKYAKVKLVRLVGIMLLLYVKAELALNISEVEAETVGTGIMGRMGNKGGVAIRFKFHNTSVCIVNSHLAAHMEEYERRNQDFKDICSRMQFCQSDPDLPPLTIGKHDVILWLGDLNYRLEDLDVAQVKQLVDEKAFLELCQYDQLKRQMDANAAFEGFTEGEISFQPTYKYDAGCDDWDTSEKCRIPAWCDRILWKGQNITQLSYRSHMALKISDHKPVSSVFEIGVKVVDKELYRKAFEEIVRSLDKLENANIPSVTLSRREFHFEDVKYMQLQVERFTIRNGQVPCQFEFISKPDEESYCKEWLIANPSKGFLLSDAEITIELEVFVNKSTATHLNSGEEKLEDILVLHLNRGKDYFLSVTGNYLPSCFGSPIHTLCHMREPIQDMSAESIRKLTLMPLEMSDDAVPAEKPMDIPKELWMMVDHLYRNASQQEDLFQQPGLRSEFEQIRDCLDKGMHDTLFGSNHSVAEALLLFLESLPEPVICSRFYSSCLESANNYPQSCQIISNLPVCHKNVFDYLMAFLRELLKNSGKNHLDVNILASIFGGLLLRPPPGHPPPDITEKSKAQQFIHQFLLREDNLP from the exons gcaaaacaaacccaaacttgAAGTGACAACTGAAATGGTGCGGTCCTCCAGCGTCATGGTGTCAGACAAGGCTTCAATCTTATCAGAGCCAAAGTTTGGACTACGAGATACTATTGTTAAATCTCAGCTTCTACAACAGGAGGGTTCCTACACATACATCCAGAACTTCAG ATTTTTTGTGGGGACATACAATGTGAACGGTCAGTCACCCAAAGAGAGCCTCCAGCCCTGGCTGAGATGTGATGCTGAGCCTCCAGACATCTACTGTTTGGG TTTCCAGGAGCTTGATCTGAGTAAAGAAGCCTTCTTTTTCAATGACACACCGAAGGAAGAGGAGTGGTTTAAAGCTGTAACTGACAGTCTTCACCCAGATGCCAAATACGCAAAG GTGAAACTTGTGCGGCTTGTGGGAATCATGCTTCTGTTGTATGTGAAAGCCGAACTTGCTTTGAACATCTCTGAGGTGGAAGCTGAGACTGTGGGAACTGGAATCATGGGAAGGATG GGTAACAAAGGTGGTGTTGCCATAAGGTTTAAGTTCCATAACACTAGTGTGTGCATTGTGAATTCCCACCTCGCAGCTCACATGGAGGAATATGAGCGGAGGAACCAGGACTTCAAAGACATCTGCTCTCGGATGCAATTCTGCCAGTCAGATCCAGATTTGCCCCCTCTCACTATTGGCAAACATGA TGTGATTCTGTGGTTGGGTGACCTCAACTATCGCCTGGAGGATCTGGATGTGGCACAAGTGAAGCAGCTTGTAGATGAGAAAGCATTTCTAGAGCTTTGCCAGTATGACCAG ctAAAGAGGCAAATGGATGCAAATGCAGCCTTTGAAGGCTTTACAGAGGGAGAGATTTCTTTCCAGCCAACATACAAATACGATGCTGGCTGTGATGACTGGGACACAAG TGAGAAGTGTCGCATTCCAGCCTGGTGTGATCGGATACTCTGGAAAGGGCAGAACATCACCCAGCTGAGCTATCGCAGCCATATGGCTTTGAAGATCAGTGATCATAAGCCAGTTAGCTCCGTGTTTGAAATTGGG GTGAAAGTTGTGGATAAGGAGCTCTACCGAAAAGCCTTTGAGGAAATAGTGCGCTCCCTGGATAAGCTGGAGAACGCCAACATTCCCTCGGTGACCCTTTCACGGAGAGAG TTCCATTTTGAGGATGTGAAATACATGCAGCTGCAAGTGGAGAGGTTTACAATCCGCAATGGACAAGTGCCCTGCCAGTTCGAATTTATCAGCAAACCAGATGAGGAAAGCTACTGCAAGGAGTGGCTCATTGCTAATCCCAGTAAGGGCTTTCTGCTCTCAG ATGCTGAGATCACAATTGAGCTGGAGGTGTTTGTTAATAAATCTACAGCGACACACCTAAACTCTGGAGAGGAAAAACTTGAAGATATCTTGGTCTTACACCTGAACAGGGGGAAGGATTATTTTCTATCTGTAACAGGCAACTACTTGCCAAGTTGCTTTGGGTCTCCCATTCATACTCTGTGTCACATGAGGGAACCGATCCAGGATATGTCAGCAGAATCCATTCGGAAACTT ACCCTGATGCCACTAGAAATGAGTGATGATGCTGTTCCAGCTGAAAAGCCAATGGACATCCCAAAAGAGCTGTGGATGATGGTGGATCACTTGTACCGCAACGCTTCCCAGCAG GAGGATCTCTTTCAGCAACCAGGCCTCAGATCTGAATTTGAGCAAATCCGAGACTGTTTGGACAAAGGAATGCACGATACCCTCT TTGGCAGCAACCACTCGGTAGCAGAagccctgctgctcttcctggaAAGCCTGCCTGAGCCGGTCATCTGCTCCAGGTTCTACAGCAGCTGTTTGGAGAGTGCCAACAACTACCCCCAGAGCTGCCAG ATTATCTCTAACCTGCCAGTGTGCCATAAGAATGTGTTTGACTATCTCATGGCATTTCTACGGGAACTACTGAAAAATTCAGGGAAAAACCATTTGGATGTGAACATTCTCG CCAGTATATTTGGTGGCTTGTTACTTCGACCTCCTCCTGGACACCCTCCACCTGATATAACTGAAAAGAGTAAAGCTCAGCAATTTATCCATCAGTTCCTCTTGAGAGAAGACAATCTACCGTGA
- the MTF1 gene encoding metal regulatory transcription factor 1 yields the protein MGENSPEGNVIYYEVEEDDLTQDDNMMRFADKNGLVSSSSGTVYDRTTVLIEQDHNVLEDDEDEGQCGDHLPFLPEGHEEGFHLIADHEGMSQGYVQHIISPDQIHLTINPGSTPMPRNIEGATLTLQSECPETKLKEVKRYQCTFEGCPRTYSTAGNLRTHQKTHRGEYTFVCNQEGCGKAFLTSYSLKIHVRVHTKEKPFECDVQGCEKAFNTLYRLKAHQRLHTGKTFNCESEGCSKYFTTHSDLRKHIRTHTGEKPFRCEHDGCGKAFAASHHLKTHVRTHTGEKPFFCPSNGCEKTFSTQYSLKSHMKGHEKGHSYNALPNNNVSEDTSHSLCLSDLSLISTDSELRENSNPTHGQDLSTISPASIFESMFQSPDHTANQDDSQQTAALIDGFNGDADSVTAAPPSAGDSASLSLPLVLQLGISEPSHSALQASAAPAAPSSIGTSSQQAAFGNPATVLQSPEVPVPHSTQFAASHQDFLQHTQTPPQPLVQGLSVVAGASAPTPSSATEPLPAVVQTVPVGANSVLTSNPTITITPSQSTAILQSSIVMGEQNLQWILNGATGSPQSQEQMPQVPKVVEKVFFTTALPVAGNTGSPVQQIGLSVPVIIIKQEEACQCQCACRDSAKDKATVKKECSSPDSKALEQPAPQLQPQTFSSSSPSPSCGQSSQIVNPPDSQTETLSAMDVSDFLSLQSPETPSDIIPIEALLQGEEEMGLNNSFSK from the exons ATGGGGGAGAACAGTCCCGAAGGCAACGTTATCTACTACGAAGTGGAGGAAGACGATTTAACCCAAGATGACAATATGATGAGGTTTGCTGATAAAAATGGGCTGGTTTCTTCATCGTCTGGGACGGTCTATGACAGGACGACTGTTCTGATAGAGCAGGACCACAACGTGCTGGAagatgatgaggatgaaggaCAGTGCGGTGATCACTTGCCTTTCTTACCGGAGGGTCATGAAGAAGGATTTCATTTAATAGCAGATCATGAAGGAATGTCCCAGGGTTATGTGCAACATATTATTTCTCCAGATCAGATTCACCTGACAATAAATCCTGGTTCAACTCCTATGCCAAGAAATATCGAAGGAGCAACGCTCACTTTGCAGTCTGAATGCCCTGAAACCAAGCTTAAAGAA GTGAAGAGGTACCAGTGCACCTTTGAGGGCTGTCCACGCACCTACAGCACTGCTGGAAACCTGCGCACTCACCAGAAGACACATCGTGGGGAATACACTTTTGTCTGCAATCAAGAAGGCTGTGGCAAGGCCTTTCTTACCTCCTACAGCCTCAAAATCCACGTTAGAGTGCACACTAAGGAGAAGCCGTTTGAATGTGATGTGCAGGGCTGTGAAAAGGCATTCAATACACTGTACAG ATTGAAAGCACATCAGAGGCTTCACACAGGGAAGACATTTAACTGTGAATCAGAAGGCTGCAGTAAATACTTCACAACGCACAGCGACCTGAGGAAGCACATTCGAACACACACAGGAGAAAAGCCATTTCG GTGTGAGCATGACGGCTGTGGAAAGGCTTTTGCTGCAAGCCACCACCTTAAAACGCATGTTAGGACACATACTG GGGAGAAACCCTTCTTCTGTCCCAGTAATGGCTGTGAGAAGACTTTTAGTACACAGTATAGTCTCAAGAGTCACATGAAAGGTCATGAGAAAGGACATTCCTATAATGCACTTCCAAATAACAACGTGTCTGAG GATACAAGCCACTCGCTTTGTCTGAGTGACTTAAGCCTCATATCAACAGATTCAGAATTGAGGGAAAACTCTAATCCA ACACATGGACAAGACCTTAGCACAATCTCACCAGCAAGCATCTTTGAGTCGATGTTTCAGAGCCCAGATCACACTGCAAATCAGGATGACTCTCAGCAGACAG CTGCCTTGATTGATGGTTTCAATGGCGATGCAGACTCTGTCACTGCTGCTCCGCCTTCTGCAGGAGACTCGGCGTCATTGTCTCTTCCACTTGTACTGCAGCTTGGCATCTCTGAGCCTTCACATTCAGCACTACAAGcctcagcagcccctgctgctccctcctccatagGAACCAGCTCACAGCAAGCTGCATTTGGAAATCCTGCAACTGTTTTACAATCCCCAGAAGTGCCTGTTCCTCACAGCACACAGTTTGCAGCCAGTCACCAAGACTTCCTGCAGCATACTCAGACCCCACCACAGCCCCTCGTGCAAGGACTTTCAGTGGTTGCTGGGGCATCTGCCCCAACACCATCAAGTGCCACTGAGCCCCTGCCAGCTGTCGTTCAGACTGTGCCTGTTGGTGCGAACTCTGTTCTGACCAGTAATCCAACTATAACAATTACTCCTTCTCAGAGCACTGCTATCCTGCAGTCCAGCATTGTCATGGGAGAGCAAAACTTACAATGGATCTTAAATGGTGCCACTGGTTCTCCGCAAAGCCAAGAACAAATG CCACAAGTTCCAAAAGTagtagaaaaggttttttttaccACTGCATTACCAGTAGCTGGCAACACAG GAAGCCCTGTTCAGCAGATTGGTCTCAGTGTTCCTGTCATTATTATAAAGCAGGAGGAGGCCTGCCAGTGTCAGTGTGCCTGCCGAGACTCTGCCAAGGACAAAGCCACTGTTAAGAAGGAATGTTCCTCACCTGATTCAAAAGCTTTGGAGCAGCCagctccccagctgcagcctcagaccttttcttcctcttccccttctccttcctgtgGGCAGAGCAGTCAGATAGTTAACCCTCCAGACTCACAGACTGAAACATTAAGTGCCATGGATGTATCGGACTTCCTGTCCCTCCAAAGCCCTGAAACCCCATCTGATATAATTCCAATTGAAGCACTACTGCAGGGTGAGGAAGAAATGGGTTTGAATAACAGCTTCTCTAAGTGA
- the YRDC gene encoding threonylcarbamoyl-AMP synthase isoform X2 produces MRRAARIALALAGDGAAGPEPGLGLGLGCARSARLLLPAGDEAQPQLRGWREAVSAAAGALRAGGLVAVPTDTVYGVAGLAQDSGAVRSIYSLKGRNGRKPLAICLGDVERLYRYCRVNVPDELLRDLLPGPVTLVLQRSEELNKDLNPFTSLVGVRIPNHPFIRELARACSGPLALTSANISSQASTLTVSEFQDLWPQLSLIIDGGPIGDIQSPECRLGSTVVDLSVSGKFSIIRPGCALTPTVEILTQKYGLVPESS; encoded by the exons ATGCGGCGGGCGGCGCGCATCGCGCTGGCGCTGGCCGGGGACGGAGCGGCGGGGCCGGAGCCGGGCCTAGGCCTGGGCCTGGGCTGCGCCCGCAGCGCTCGGCTGCTGCTGCCGGCCGGGGACGAGGCACAGCCCCAGCTGCGAG GCTGGAGGGAGGCGGTGTCGGCGGCCGCCGGTGCGCTGCGGGCGGGCGGGCTGGTGGCGGTGCCGACGGACACGGTGTACGGCGTGGCGGGCCTGGCGCAGGACTCCGGCGCCGTGCGGAGCATCTACAGCCTGAAGGGGCGCAACGGGAGGAAGCCGCTCGCCATCTGCCTCGGGGACGTGGAGCGCCTCTACAG GTACTGCCGTGTCAATGTGCCGGATGAGCTGCTGCGGGACCTGCTGCCTGGACCTGTGACCCTGGTCTTACAGCGTTCCGAAGAGCTAAATAAAGACTTGAATCCCTTCACATCG CTGGTTGGTGTTCGTATTCCAAACCACCCCTTTATCAGGGAGTTGGCACGAGCTTGCTCTGGACCACTGGCTCTAACAAGTGCTAACATCAGCTCTCAGGCCAGCACGCTGACGGTGTCG GAATTCCAAGACCTGTGGCCTCAGTTGTCCTTAATCATCGATGGAGGCCCAATTGGGGACATTCAGAGCCCGGAGTGTCGCTTGGGATCAACTGTGGTTGATTTATCTGTGTCGGGGAAGTTCAGCATCATTCGGCCTGGCTG TGCGCTGACGCCTACGGTTGAAATCCTGACGCAGAAGTATGGCTTGGTACCAGAATCATCTTAA
- the YRDC gene encoding threonylcarbamoyl-AMP synthase isoform X1: MRRAARIALALAGDGAAGPEPGLGLGLGCARSARLLLPAGDEAQPQLRGTARGRRRGRGWVGRGSLTPLRCRAGWREAVSAAAGALRAGGLVAVPTDTVYGVAGLAQDSGAVRSIYSLKGRNGRKPLAICLGDVERLYRYCRVNVPDELLRDLLPGPVTLVLQRSEELNKDLNPFTSLVGVRIPNHPFIRELARACSGPLALTSANISSQASTLTVSEFQDLWPQLSLIIDGGPIGDIQSPECRLGSTVVDLSVSGKFSIIRPGCALTPTVEILTQKYGLVPESS, translated from the exons ATGCGGCGGGCGGCGCGCATCGCGCTGGCGCTGGCCGGGGACGGAGCGGCGGGGCCGGAGCCGGGCCTAGGCCTGGGCCTGGGCTGCGCCCGCAGCGCTCGGCTGCTGCTGCCGGCCGGGGACGAGGCACAGCCCCAGCTGCGAGGTACGGCCCGGGGGAGGCGGCGGGGACGGGGCTGGGTGGGCCGGGGATCGCTGACCCCCCTCCGGTGTCGCGCAGGCTGGAGGGAGGCGGTGTCGGCGGCCGCCGGTGCGCTGCGGGCGGGCGGGCTGGTGGCGGTGCCGACGGACACGGTGTACGGCGTGGCGGGCCTGGCGCAGGACTCCGGCGCCGTGCGGAGCATCTACAGCCTGAAGGGGCGCAACGGGAGGAAGCCGCTCGCCATCTGCCTCGGGGACGTGGAGCGCCTCTACAG GTACTGCCGTGTCAATGTGCCGGATGAGCTGCTGCGGGACCTGCTGCCTGGACCTGTGACCCTGGTCTTACAGCGTTCCGAAGAGCTAAATAAAGACTTGAATCCCTTCACATCG CTGGTTGGTGTTCGTATTCCAAACCACCCCTTTATCAGGGAGTTGGCACGAGCTTGCTCTGGACCACTGGCTCTAACAAGTGCTAACATCAGCTCTCAGGCCAGCACGCTGACGGTGTCG GAATTCCAAGACCTGTGGCCTCAGTTGTCCTTAATCATCGATGGAGGCCCAATTGGGGACATTCAGAGCCCGGAGTGTCGCTTGGGATCAACTGTGGTTGATTTATCTGTGTCGGGGAAGTTCAGCATCATTCGGCCTGGCTG TGCGCTGACGCCTACGGTTGAAATCCTGACGCAGAAGTATGGCTTGGTACCAGAATCATCTTAA